A genomic region of Flavobacteriales bacterium contains the following coding sequences:
- a CDS encoding TonB-dependent receptor plug domain-containing protein, with translation MSIFTAFCAFSQNAKFTGKVVDQNNQPLEKAYIEVSGGKNTITDANGEFSVDCADSLLLKITFVGFDVLTKKTACTSKMQTFVLSTNQNTLDLVEITLTSNPNKSQLEQPLSIVKINDNDIKRGNGLFMDDAVNTNIPGVTMNRRTQSAGQQLNIRGYRNGYGNRGISSNFDMQGVKAYLNGIPLTDAEGITIMDDIDFNSVQNVEVVKGPSGTLYGLAIAGVVNLQTQKAEKNTTTVGQDVLMGSYGLMRTTSRVAIGGENSSLLINYGHQNFDGFMVHTQSTKDFMNVMGDFTLNKKQSLTTYLGYSNSYDQRNGELTIEQYDSNDYSGNPKYIKNDAHSAVRTFRAGVGHTYKFNKTVSNSTTFFGSGQSIDQSSAGGWTDKYPVNFGVRSTLEAKLKQTENLTLSGITGLELQQMFAQTIGYNMVADSTNLNGYNVITGLKSNQATNAKTSSYFTQWTALLKKGISINAGVGLSNMSIKLDDRLWANTNNHPNDADSKTYETSFTNLLAKNIGINKKFGNTSVYANYSDGYKTPVGSNILITYTGQLNKTLKPEYGSQIEIGTKSSLMDNRLFYTIAAFNVKFQDKFTAQTVQDPQKTATLYSYLVNGGALNNKGLELLVRYDALKSKDGILSVLRPFANLTLSNFKYENFQFETITKTAAKTDSTVVYDYSGKSVAGVAPLVFNVGIDVESKAGFFGNLTYNHRSIMPFTSDGVNEAAAYNLLNAKMGYKKRIKNLEALAFAGATNITGTKYYNMVFVNQLPDAYIPAPNEINFFGGLNLKYYF, from the coding sequence ATGAGCATATTTACTGCGTTTTGTGCATTTTCTCAAAATGCAAAATTTACCGGAAAGGTAGTTGACCAAAACAACCAACCACTTGAAAAAGCCTATATAGAGGTGAGTGGAGGAAAAAACACGATAACCGACGCGAATGGCGAATTTTCGGTGGATTGTGCGGACTCGCTTTTATTAAAAATCACCTTTGTGGGTTTTGATGTTTTAACTAAAAAGACGGCATGTACCTCTAAAATGCAAACGTTTGTGCTTTCCACCAATCAAAACACCCTTGATTTGGTAGAAATCACCTTAACCTCCAACCCCAATAAATCGCAATTGGAGCAACCTCTTTCGATTGTAAAGATAAACGACAACGACATCAAAAGAGGCAATGGTTTGTTTATGGACGATGCCGTAAACACCAACATTCCGGGTGTTACTATGAATCGCCGAACGCAAAGTGCCGGCCAACAATTGAACATTCGCGGATACCGCAATGGATATGGCAACCGAGGTATTAGTAGCAACTTCGACATGCAGGGAGTAAAAGCATACCTCAACGGAATACCATTGACAGATGCCGAAGGAATCACCATAATGGATGACATTGATTTTAACTCGGTGCAAAACGTGGAAGTAGTAAAAGGCCCATCAGGAACCTTGTATGGATTGGCAATAGCCGGTGTGGTGAATTTGCAAACTCAAAAGGCCGAAAAAAACACCACCACAGTTGGGCAGGATGTTTTGATGGGCAGCTATGGGCTAATGCGAACCACCTCAAGAGTGGCCATTGGCGGAGAAAACTCTTCATTATTAATCAATTACGGACACCAGAATTTTGACGGATTTATGGTGCATACCCAGTCCACCAAAGATTTTATGAATGTGATGGGCGATTTCACACTAAACAAAAAGCAAAGTTTGACCACCTATTTGGGCTATAGCAACAGTTATGACCAACGAAATGGAGAACTTACCATCGAACAATACGATTCGAACGATTATTCTGGCAACCCAAAATACATTAAAAACGATGCACACTCGGCAGTAAGAACATTTAGAGCCGGAGTGGGACACACTTATAAATTCAATAAAACAGTGAGCAATAGCACCACCTTTTTTGGTAGCGGACAAAGCATCGATCAAAGTTCGGCTGGCGGTTGGACCGATAAATATCCGGTAAATTTTGGCGTTCGATCTACGTTAGAAGCCAAATTAAAACAGACAGAAAATCTAACATTGTCGGGCATAACGGGGTTAGAGCTTCAACAAATGTTTGCCCAAACCATTGGCTATAACATGGTTGCCGACAGCACCAATTTAAACGGATATAATGTAATTACCGGTTTAAAAAGCAATCAGGCCACCAACGCCAAAACTTCGTCTTATTTTACGCAATGGACAGCCCTGTTAAAAAAAGGAATAAGCATAAACGCCGGAGTTGGTTTGAGCAACATGAGCATAAAATTGGATGACCGACTTTGGGCTAATACCAACAACCATCCCAACGATGCCGATTCAAAAACCTACGAAACGTCATTTACCAATTTATTGGCTAAAAATATTGGCATCAATAAAAAATTTGGCAACACATCGGTTTATGCAAACTATTCAGACGGATACAAAACTCCGGTAGGTTCAAACATTTTGATTACCTATACGGGGCAGTTGAATAAAACCCTTAAACCGGAATACGGAAGCCAAATAGAAATAGGCACAAAATCGTCGTTGATGGACAACCGATTGTTTTATACCATTGCTGCATTTAATGTCAAATTTCAGGACAAGTTTACCGCCCAAACCGTGCAAGACCCACAAAAAACGGCAACACTTTATTCGTATTTGGTAAACGGTGGAGCATTGAACAACAAAGGTTTGGAGCTTTTGGTTAGATACGATGCACTAAAATCGAAAGACGGTATCCTCTCTGTTCTTCGACCATTCGCTAACCTGACTTTATCAAACTTTAAATACGAAAATTTTCAGTTTGAAACCATTACCAAAACTGCGGCAAAAACCGATAGCACGGTGGTTTACGACTATTCGGGCAAATCGGTGGCAGGAGTTGCCCCGCTGGTTTTTAACGTGGGTATTGACGTTGAAAGCAAAGCTGGATTTTTTGGAAACCTAACCTATAATCATCGCAGCATCATGCCTTTTACCTCTGATGGAGTGAACGAAGCGGCGGCATACAACTTGCTAAACGCAAAAATGGGTTACAAAAAACGCATCAAAAACTTGGAAGCACTTGCTTTTGCAGGGGCTACCAACATTACCGGAACAAAATACTACAACATGGTTTTTGTAAACCAATTGCCCGATGCTTACATACCAGCTCCAAACGAAATTAACTTCTTCGGAGGGCTAAACTTGAAATACTATTTTTAA
- a CDS encoding aminoacetone oxidase family FAD-binding enzyme, whose protein sequence is MKKIIIIGGGAAGFFAAIHAAEKFPKAEIWIIEGSNKVLSKVLISGGGRCNVTNQIWQPAELAKNYPRGHIELVEPFQRFNSKHTVEWFERRGAKLKIEPDGRVFPVSNDSKTIADILVNEARRLGVKVLINQRVVDVKMHKNKWVVHTNTNAFESHSLAITTGSNLQMWNVLEKLGLQMVRPVPSLFSFHSSSQILRDLAGISLESVEVSLPKLGIKQQGAILITHEGLSGPAILKLSAWAARELAEAQYHFQLKINWLADFSEQDFALAIRQEQQLNPKKFVQKNPVLNIPKRFWQRLCELAEINEFRNYAEIGKKQVAKISELIFSAKVEIVGKSTNKDEFVTAGGVDLSEIDFTNFSSKKYPNLYLAGEVLNIDAITGGFNFQGAWTGGALMF, encoded by the coding sequence ATCAAAAAAATTATCATAATAGGAGGAGGGGCAGCGGGTTTTTTTGCGGCCATTCATGCTGCCGAAAAATTTCCAAAAGCCGAAATTTGGATTATAGAAGGCAGCAACAAAGTGCTTTCAAAAGTGCTAATTTCGGGTGGTGGTAGGTGCAACGTAACCAACCAAATTTGGCAACCCGCCGAGTTGGCCAAAAATTATCCAAGAGGTCATATCGAATTGGTTGAGCCTTTTCAGCGATTTAACTCAAAACATACGGTTGAGTGGTTCGAACGGCGTGGTGCAAAACTAAAAATTGAACCCGATGGACGGGTTTTCCCCGTTTCGAATGATTCTAAAACCATTGCCGATATATTGGTAAATGAAGCACGTAGGTTGGGGGTAAAAGTGCTAATCAATCAGCGAGTGGTGGATGTGAAAATGCACAAGAATAAATGGGTAGTACACACCAATACAAATGCTTTTGAATCCCACAGTTTGGCCATTACTACGGGCAGCAATCTTCAGATGTGGAATGTGCTGGAAAAGTTGGGATTGCAAATGGTTCGTCCTGTTCCAAGTTTGTTTTCCTTTCATTCATCAAGCCAAATTTTACGGGATTTGGCCGGAATAAGTTTGGAAAGTGTGGAAGTGAGTTTGCCCAAATTAGGCATAAAACAACAGGGAGCCATTTTGATAACACACGAAGGATTGAGTGGGCCGGCCATCTTGAAACTATCCGCTTGGGCAGCTCGTGAGTTGGCCGAGGCTCAATACCATTTTCAATTAAAAATCAATTGGTTGGCAGATTTTTCGGAGCAAGATTTTGCACTTGCTATCCGACAAGAACAGCAGTTGAATCCAAAAAAGTTCGTTCAAAAAAATCCGGTTCTAAATATTCCCAAACGATTTTGGCAACGCCTTTGTGAATTGGCCGAAATAAATGAATTTCGAAACTATGCCGAGATTGGCAAAAAGCAGGTGGCAAAAATTTCAGAACTCATATTTTCTGCCAAAGTGGAAATTGTGGGCAAAAGCACCAATAAGGATGAGTTTGTAACGGCTGGTGGAGTTGATTTGAGCGAAATTGATTTTACCAATTTTAGCTCTAAAAAATACCCCAATTTATATCTGGCAGGCGAGGTGCTAAACATTGATGCCATTACTGGAGGTTTTAATTTTCAAGGGGCCTGGACGGGCGGAGCGTTGATGTTTTAA